From Brassica oleracea var. oleracea cultivar TO1000 chromosome C3, BOL, whole genome shotgun sequence, a single genomic window includes:
- the LOC106328723 gene encoding uncharacterized protein LOC106328723 yields the protein MSILEHILSKNPKIPRKKKQKSKGNLVFIMARQIMITVESSKKKVGGIVKLKNVVERLVQIKGFSSAKKPCSEEYGRDCVPKDVKEGHVAVIAVDGYHEATQRFVVPLMFLEHPMFRKLLERAEEEYGFNHDGALMVPCRPSHLRKILTEQWC from the coding sequence ATGTCTATACTCGAACATATACTTTCCAAGAACCCTAAAATCCCGAGAAAAAAAAAGCAAAAGAGTAAAGGGAACCTAGTTTTTATCATGGCTAGGCAAATAATGATCACAGTTGAGTCGTCAAAGAAGAAAGTGGGTGGAATTGTGAAGCTCAAGAATGTTGTAGAGAGGTTGGTGCAGATTAAAGGCTTTTCCTCGGCCAAGAAACCCTGTTCCGAGGAGTACGGCCGTGATTGTGTCCCAAAAGATGTGAAGGAAGGTCATGTTGCGGTGATAGCCGTTGATGGATATCATGAGGCTACACAAAGATTTGTTGTCCCACTAATGTTTCTAGAACACCCGATGTTCAGGAAGCTTCTCGAACGGGCGGAGGAAGAGTATGGGTTCAATCACGATGGAGCACTCATGGTACCATGCCGGCCAAGCCACCTCCGGAAGATATTGACCGAACAGTGGTGTTAG